The genomic interval TACAAGATAAATCGGTCTTCTTTTTGTTTCAGTATATGTCTTTTCCAGGTATTTTCCCACAATTCCAATTGAAAGCAGTTGTACACTTCCCAAAAATAGAATTACAGACATTATTGTAGCAAAACCTTGAACAGGGTCTGAATAAAGCAGATATTTCAATATAATGAAAATCATATAGGCAAATGCAACGAGTGAAAAGATAAATCCTAAAAATATAACAATGGATAGAGGAACTGTTGAAAATGCTATAATTCCTTCCATGGAATAGCGAACAAGAGCCCGGAATGACCATGTGGTTTCACCGACCATTCTTTCAATGTTTTCATATTCAATCCATTTGGTGTTATATCCTACCCAATTAAAGAGTCCTTTTGAAAAACGGTTATACTCGGAAAGCTCCATTACAGAATCTACGACCTGTCTTGTCATCACGCGAAAGTCAGTTGCTCCCTCCACCAGGTCCATTCGTGAAATCCTATTGAATACCTTATAAAACATATGGGAGAAAAAGGATTTGATTTTAGGTTCGCCCTTTCTTGAAACCCTTCTTGCAGCGGCAACATCATAACCCTCATGCACTATTGATTCAATCATTTTAGGAATCAGACTTGGAGGGTGCTGCAAATCTGCATCAATAAGGCATACCAAATCTCCGGAAGCATTCTTCAAACCGGCATAAATTGCAGATTCCTTACCGAAATTCCTTGAAAAAGATAAATACTTGACATTTGAATTTTCATTAGCCAAATTCCTGATTTCATCAAGAGTATTGTCACTGGAACCGTCATTGATAAATATTACTTCAAAACCCTTACCCGGAAGTATGTTTTGAATTTCCTTTAAAAAAATTCCAACAGATTCCTCCTCATTATAACATGGAACAACAATACTCAAAAAAACCATAATAAGATATTTATTGGACATATTATAAATAAGTTCCAACTGTCAAAAAGAAATATCTGCATTCAAACATTAATTAATATACGAAAAATAAGAAATAAGGAGAATATTTAAAATCTCCAAATTAACTCTAAACTTATTTAACATCCAAAGGAGTCACATTATTCAGTTGATTGAACTTGTTTAACGCATCATCATACTTTTTCAAATCTACATGAGATCCGTT from uncultured Methanobrevibacter sp. carries:
- a CDS encoding glycosyltransferase family 2 protein, producing the protein MVFLSIVVPCYNEEESVGIFLKEIQNILPGKGFEVIFINDGSSDNTLDEIRNLANENSNVKYLSFSRNFGKESAIYAGLKNASGDLVCLIDADLQHPPSLIPKMIESIVHEGYDVAAARRVSRKGEPKIKSFFSHMFYKVFNRISRMDLVEGATDFRVMTRQVVDSVMELSEYNRFSKGLFNWVGYNTKWIEYENIERMVGETTWSFRALVRYSMEGIIAFSTVPLSIVIFLGFIFSLVAFAYMIFIILKYLLYSDPVQGFATIMSVILFLGSVQLLSIGIVGKYLEKTYTETKRRPIYLVKESNINED